GCTCGGCAAGCTCCCCAACCTCGCACTGCCATAGCTTTTCGAAGGTCCGGCGGGGGACCTCCTCCCAAGCCGATTCCGCAAGGTCATCGAAGTGGTGGTATTCCCGACGCAGGGGACGGTGGAGGATAACTCGCCTGATCAGTTCGCCTTGCTCGGTCATGAAGTGCCGCGAGGGTTCGGCCAGCGCTGCTTTCCCGCTCTTGGTGTTGTGGAGTAGAATGCAGCCGTCGGCGTAGTCGCGGCGCTCAAGGACACGCTCGAGCGAGATCGGCCGTGCTCTCGTCTTGAGAGACAACTGCAGCAAATGCGATGTGGCGCCGGTTCGCCCGTCGGTCCGTAGGACTATGTCTTCGACAACCTCGGCCTGTTCGACCCGCAGGGTCTCGACGCCAACATCGAGCGATCCGGCCTCGCGCGCTGCCGACACCCGCGCTTCGACCAGCCCCAGAAATTCTTCGAAGATCGCATTCTGCATTCCGATCGGCAGCGCGAGGATGCGGTTGAGCCAACGCTGGATCGGCGGAAGGTCCTCTTCGAGAATGCCGTCTTCGGAGACAATCTTAAGCCCGCTACGGCGCTGGAAATCGATCAGCGTTGCGCTCTTGAGCTTGCCGTCCGCCAGCAAGGCAAACCAGGTCGAGAGTGCCGCCTTGGCATATTCGCTTTCGAGATTGTCGGCAGGGTCAAACAGGTTCTGCCCGCCCGTCTGGCGTTGGCCGCGGGTCAGCGCCCCCAGGCTGTCGAGCCTGCGCGCAATGGTGCTGGTGAACCGCAGTTCGCCCTTGCAGTTCGTGGTGACAGGCCGGAACAGCGGTGTGTTCGCCTGATGGGTCCGGTGCGTTCGGCCCAGCCCCTGGATGGCGCGGTCGGCTCGCCATCCCGGCTCAAGCAGGAAGTGGATGCGCCGCTTCTGGCAAGCTGCGTCAAGGCTCGCGTGATAGGACCGCCCTGTGCCGCCCGCATCGCTGAAGACAAGGATCGGCTTCCTGCCATCCATGAACTGGTCGGTCTCGGACTGGTTCGTCCGCGGCGAACGGGTTTCGAGCCGCTGCTGGCCGTCGCTCTGGGTGATGAGCCGCTTGCTGCGCCCGGTCACCTCGGCGACCTTCTCCGGTCCATAGTGCTCGATGATCCCGTCCAGCGCTGGCTTGATCGGCGGCATGGCGCACAGATGCTCGATCATCTCGCCGCGGCGGGCGATTGCAGTCTGGTTGTGGACTGGTCGGCCTTCCCCGTCGAACATCGGTGCCGAGCGCTGGGTGCCGGTATCATCGACGAATACCTGCATCTGTTGCGTGGGGAAGGCGCGCTCAAGGTACTCAATTACCGCGTCGAGCGGGCTGAGATCGAAGTCGAGCTCCGCGCGCTCTTCTGGCGAGAGGCTATCGAGACGGCGATCGAGGATGCTTTCGGCGGTCGAAACCAGTTGGACGACAACCACCTCGTCGCGATCCAGATGGAGATTGATGGCAGCAATCAGCGTGGGCAGCTTCATCGACAGCAGAAGCTGGTTGAAGAACCGCTGTTTAGTGCTTTCAAACCGGCTTCGCGCTGCGGCTTTCGCACCGCTGTTGAGCGTTGTGCCGTCGATTTCATCGACGACGCCGGTCAACTCAAGCGCCTCCTCAAGGTTCTGATGGATGATCGCCCAGACGTCGGCATAAGTGCCGTAAACGGCGATCTGTTGGGCTGTCAGATCATGTTTCAGGATCTCGTATTCGACGCCTGCAAAGCTAAGCGCGCGCGCCTGATAGAGGCCCAGTGCCTTGAGGTCCCGCGACACGAGTTCCATCGCAGCGATGCCCCCTGCCCTGATCTGGCTGATGAAATCTTCCCTGTTGGCAAACGCAGTGCCGGGCCCCCACAGACCGAGGCGTACGGCATAGGCAAGGTTGTTGACCTCCGAGGCCCCAGTCGCAGAGGCGTAGAGAACCCGGGCATCGGGCAGATTGTTTTGCAGCAGCACGCCGGCGATGCCCTGCAGCGATCCGCTTTTCGTGCCGCGGGCGCCCTCGCCTCCTGCAACACCGCCCATCTCGTGGCTCTCATCGAAGGCGATGACACCTTCGAAATCCTCGCCCGCCCAATCGAGCAGCTGCTTCAGGCGGGTGGCGTCCTGACGCTGGCTGCGAAGGGTCGGGTAGGTGACGAACAGGATCCCTTCGCGAAACGGAACTGCCTGATCGATCTTCCAGTTGGAAAGCGGCTGAATGTCGGCCGCAAGGCCGCCGATGGCGCTCCAGTCGCGGCGCGCATCCTCAAGCAAGCTCTCGTTCTTCGAGACCCAGATGGCCTTGCGGCGTCCAGCAAGCCAGCCATCAAGAATGCAGGCGGCGATCTGTCTGCCCTTCCCTGCCCCCGTGCCATCGCCGAGGAAATAGCCTTTGCGGTAGGCACGCCCTTGCTCGTCGAGTTGCAGGCCAACGCCTTCCTCAGCCGGAATGAACAGGCCAGGCAGATACTGCTGCCACGCGTTCCCGGCATAGATGACAGTTTCGATCTGAGCCTCGGAGAGCAGGCTTTCCTGCAAGACCCGATCCTGCAGCGCCGGGACATAATCCGGGATTGGTGCCGGGATCGAGCCCATGGCCACGCTCTCGACAAGCGGCGTCGGATGTTCGCGTGCACCAACAATGTCGACCCGGCTTGGCCGGTACGGGATGTAGACCCCGCTTTGCTCACCGAGAACGCGCGGCTTGTCCAGGGTACTGAATGCCAGTGCTTCGATCTTGGGGGCTTGGGCTGCCCTCGCTTTGACGGGC
This genomic interval from Sphingopyxis macrogoltabida contains the following:
- a CDS encoding strawberry notch family protein, whose protein sequence is MTDLFEQSSQKLDAAITEIQHAIATGLANKQRLFETMRQLYGEGSANGAWSQRDAFDLLEAALTRHMAGLLNKPQMLNQISEISALIEALPTHTVRSEDQIRFQQFSTPADLASLAVILAQPLATDIVLEPSAGHGALVATLPNVSALHLIEIDPRRREKLALLFPDATITEIDGAMLASHLDAAVQPSLILMNPPFSRSMGRGADAFAAVRHLRAAITRLKQGGRIVAIMPDWFTTSAKLAKIYDDTFASCTVRTSIRLDKCYHKQGTSVAVRLYVIDKIPGQIRPAVLARETVADVASAVPIINRVTAQPDCEPRAVPPKAKPGALFKAMRATPITKPVKARAAQAPKIEALAFSTLDKPRVLGEQSGVYIPYRPSRVDIVGAREHPTPLVESVAMGSIPAPIPDYVPALQDRVLQESLLSEAQIETVIYAGNAWQQYLPGLFIPAEEGVGLQLDEQGRAYRKGYFLGDGTGAGKGRQIAACILDGWLAGRRKAIWVSKNESLLEDARRDWSAIGGLAADIQPLSNWKIDQAVPFREGILFVTYPTLRSQRQDATRLKQLLDWAGEDFEGVIAFDESHEMGGVAGGEGARGTKSGSLQGIAGVLLQNNLPDARVLYASATGASEVNNLAYAVRLGLWGPGTAFANREDFISQIRAGGIAAMELVSRDLKALGLYQARALSFAGVEYEILKHDLTAQQIAVYGTYADVWAIIHQNLEEALELTGVVDEIDGTTLNSGAKAAARSRFESTKQRFFNQLLLSMKLPTLIAAINLHLDRDEVVVVQLVSTAESILDRRLDSLSPEERAELDFDLSPLDAVIEYLERAFPTQQMQVFVDDTGTQRSAPMFDGEGRPVHNQTAIARRGEMIEHLCAMPPIKPALDGIIEHYGPEKVAEVTGRSKRLITQSDGQQRLETRSPRTNQSETDQFMDGRKPILVFSDAGGTGRSYHASLDAACQKRRIHFLLEPGWRADRAIQGLGRTHRTHQANTPLFRPVTTNCKGELRFTSTIARRLDSLGALTRGQRQTGGQNLFDPADNLESEYAKAALSTWFALLADGKLKSATLIDFQRRSGLKIVSEDGILEEDLPPIQRWLNRILALPIGMQNAIFEEFLGLVEARVSAAREAGSLDVGVETLRVEQAEVVEDIVLRTDGRTGATSHLLQLSLKTRARPISLERVLERRDYADGCILLHNTKSGKAALAEPSRHFMTEQGELIRRVILHRPLRREYHHFDDLAESAWEEVPRRTFEKLWQCEVGELAERLTKETVYLATGLLLPIWSSLPIDYLEVRRIVDEEGRSWLGRLVHELDVAKLLEKFDIASTVELSPEMIIRALGEGRTVPIKQPFEATIKSSRVAGEQRYEIVGVPPEQLPWLKSFGCFTEIIAFRTRVFIPRGSAISVIGALTGA